Proteins found in one Streptococcus anginosus subsp. whileyi MAS624 genomic segment:
- the prmA gene encoding 50S ribosomal protein L11 methyltransferase — protein MNTWQELTITVSREAEEAVSNILIDLGSQGVAIDDSADYLGEAGPFGEVLPQVKQLNTVAITAYYPETVNLEMIRQEMKERLAQLRDFGLEIGKIQLTTQQLAEEDWADNWKKYFEPARITHDLTIVPSWTDYEAGPSEKVIKLDPGMAFGTGTHPTTKMSLFALEQILRGGETVLDVGTGSGVLSIASSLLGAKEIFAYDLDDVAVRVAQENIALNAGTENIHVAAGDLLKGVDIVADVIVANILADILVNLTDDAYRLLKDEGYLIMSGIISEKWDLVRESAEVAGFFLETHMIQGEWNACVFKKTKEISGVIGG, from the coding sequence ATGAACACTTGGCAAGAACTAACCATTACGGTCAGCCGTGAGGCGGAAGAAGCGGTCAGTAATATTCTAATTGACCTAGGTAGTCAAGGCGTGGCTATTGATGACAGCGCAGATTATCTGGGGGAAGCTGGTCCTTTTGGGGAGGTGCTGCCTCAGGTAAAGCAGCTGAATACGGTTGCCATTACGGCTTATTACCCAGAAACAGTGAACCTTGAAATGATTCGTCAGGAAATGAAAGAGCGTTTGGCTCAGTTGAGGGATTTTGGTTTAGAGATTGGAAAAATCCAGCTAACCACTCAGCAGCTGGCAGAGGAAGATTGGGCGGACAATTGGAAAAAATATTTTGAACCGGCTCGCATTACTCATGATTTGACTATTGTGCCGTCTTGGACGGACTATGAGGCTGGTCCGAGTGAGAAGGTTATCAAGTTGGACCCTGGTATGGCTTTTGGCACGGGCACTCATCCGACCACCAAGATGAGTCTCTTTGCTTTGGAGCAGATTCTGCGTGGCGGAGAAACAGTGTTGGATGTAGGCACTGGCTCTGGCGTTCTTTCTATTGCTAGCTCACTCTTGGGTGCCAAAGAGATTTTCGCCTATGACTTAGACGATGTGGCTGTCCGTGTTGCTCAGGAAAATATTGCACTGAATGCTGGAACTGAAAATATTCACGTGGCAGCTGGCGACCTTCTCAAGGGCGTTGATATTGTGGCTGATGTCATTGTAGCCAATATTCTGGCAGATATTCTGGTAAATCTGACGGATGATGCTTACCGTTTGCTTAAGGATGAGGGCTACCTGATTATGAGCGGGATTATCTCTGAGAAATGGGATCTGGTGCGGGAGTCGGCAGAAGTTGCTGGATTTTTCCTAGAGACCCATATGATTCAGGGCGAGTGGAATGCCTGTGTTTTTAAGAAAACCAAGGAGATTTCAGGAGTGATAGGAGGTTAG
- a CDS encoding GNAT family N-acetyltransferase yields MIHIEQAEATDLETIISIQRASFKSVYEKYHDQYDPYLEDRERIKWKLVERPNSFYYFVKDDEEIVGFLRLQTNDARTAGWLGTAAILPQYQRKGYGYEGIRLLEKKFPTITQWDLCTVFQDEPMVKFYEKCGYHQTHTEPEQEGMDMVYMTKSIKRKE; encoded by the coding sequence ATGATTCATATAGAACAAGCAGAAGCTACAGATTTAGAAACCATTATCAGTATTCAACGTGCTAGTTTCAAGTCTGTTTATGAAAAATATCATGATCAGTATGACCCTTATCTGGAAGATAGAGAGCGGATCAAGTGGAAGTTGGTGGAACGTCCTAATAGTTTTTACTATTTTGTCAAAGATGACGAAGAAATTGTTGGCTTTCTTCGCTTGCAGACCAATGATGCGCGAACAGCAGGTTGGCTTGGGACAGCTGCAATTTTACCTCAATATCAGCGAAAAGGCTATGGCTACGAAGGAATTCGCCTGCTAGAGAAAAAATTTCCGACGATTACTCAGTGGGATTTGTGTACAGTTTTCCAAGATGAACCTATGGTCAAATTTTATGAAAAATGCGGCTATCATCAAACGCATACTGAACCAGAGCAAGAGGGCATGGATATGGTTTATATGACGAAGAGTATTAAAAGAAAGGAATGA
- a CDS encoding site-specific integrase yields the protein MAYIEYKQRGKKRLWSFSIRERSKSLLHRSGFKTKREAKIEAEKVLHKLNTGSVLRSNMTLSELYQEWLDLKILPSSRSEVTKKKYIMRKKVIERLFGDKPVSKIKPSEYQKIMNDYGKKVSRNFLGRLNSSIRASIQMAIADKVVIEDFTAYVELFSSKSGQAVDEKYLHTEYDYQKVLTYLREKFDYDRSIVPYIIYFLFKTGMRFAELIALTWNDIDEVNVQVKTYRRYNTSIHKFTPPKNKTSVRIVPITPDMLDLLNSLKKLQAQANKSLNIVNKDSLVFQHYGYAHAVPDIATVNKAIKVMLMELDIFPIITTKGARHTYGSYLWHNNIDLGVIAKILGHKDISMLVEVYGHTLEEKISEEFMAVKSLL from the coding sequence ATGGCTTATATTGAATATAAACAGCGTGGGAAGAAAAGGCTTTGGTCGTTCTCTATACGTGAGAGGAGTAAGAGTCTACTCCATAGGAGTGGATTCAAGACAAAAAGAGAAGCTAAAATAGAAGCGGAGAAAGTCCTTCATAAGTTAAATACTGGGAGTGTTTTGCGCTCTAATATGACTTTATCGGAACTTTATCAAGAATGGCTTGATTTAAAAATTTTACCTAGTAGTAGAAGTGAGGTCACAAAAAAGAAATACATCATGAGAAAAAAGGTCATCGAAAGGCTATTTGGAGATAAACCTGTTTCAAAAATTAAGCCCAGTGAATACCAGAAAATTATGAATGATTACGGTAAAAAGGTTTCTAGAAATTTTCTGGGGCGTCTTAATTCAAGTATACGGGCAAGTATTCAGATGGCTATTGCTGATAAAGTTGTTATTGAAGATTTTACTGCTTATGTCGAGTTGTTTTCAAGCAAAAGCGGACAGGCAGTAGATGAGAAGTATCTGCATACAGAGTATGATTATCAAAAAGTGTTAACTTATTTACGAGAAAAATTTGATTATGACAGATCTATTGTTCCTTACATCATCTATTTCTTGTTTAAAACGGGTATGAGATTTGCAGAGTTGATTGCTTTGACTTGGAATGATATAGACGAAGTAAACGTACAGGTGAAAACTTATCGTAGATATAATACGTCAATACATAAGTTTACTCCTCCCAAAAATAAGACTTCAGTAAGAATAGTGCCCATTACTCCAGATATGCTTGATTTGTTAAATAGTCTAAAAAAATTACAGGCTCAAGCAAATAAGTCATTGAACATTGTAAATAAAGATAGTCTAGTCTTTCAACATTATGGGTATGCTCATGCTGTGCCAGATATAGCGACAGTGAACAAAGCTATTAAAGTTATGCTGATGGAGCTTGATATTTTTCCCATCATTACCACTAAAGGAGCTAGGCATACTTACGGTAGTTATTTATGGCATAATAATATTGATTTGGGAGTGATTGCTAAGATTTTAGGTCACAAAGATATTTCAATGCTGGTAGAAGTATATGGTCATACATTGGAGGAAAAGATAAGCGAGGAATTTATGGCTGTAAAAAGTTTGTTGTAA
- a CDS encoding HD domain-containing protein has protein sequence MITDRQTKILQEARDFAYAELKDETSGHDWWHIVRVTNIAVEIAKQERADVFICELAALLHDIADGKLNESEEVGLQKVEQWLQNHQASEAEIAHVLEIVSTMSFKGDHQQKNVSTLEGKIVQDADRLDAIGAIGIARAMAYSGYTGRPIHDPALRPREDMTVEEYRSNKGTAILHFYEKLLKLKDLMNTNYAKQLAMGRHRFLEEYLEQFYAEWDAKK, from the coding sequence ATGATAACTGATCGACAAACGAAAATTCTTCAAGAAGCTAGAGATTTTGCTTATGCTGAACTGAAAGACGAAACAAGCGGACATGATTGGTGGCATATTGTACGTGTCACAAATATTGCTGTAGAAATTGCCAAACAAGAACGAGCAGATGTTTTTATTTGTGAGCTAGCTGCCTTACTACATGATATAGCTGACGGGAAGTTAAATGAGAGTGAAGAAGTGGGCTTGCAAAAGGTTGAGCAATGGCTACAGAATCATCAGGCTTCAGAGGCGGAAATAGCTCATGTGTTAGAGATTGTTTCAACAATGTCATTTAAAGGTGATCATCAACAGAAGAATGTTAGCACTTTGGAGGGGAAAATTGTTCAAGACGCTGACCGTTTGGATGCGATTGGAGCGATTGGAATAGCGCGAGCTATGGCTTATTCTGGATATACGGGCAGACCCATTCATGACCCTGCCTTGCGACCGCGAGAAGATATGACGGTAGAAGAATATCGAAGCAATAAAGGAACAGCAATTCTACATTTTTATGAAAAGTTGTTGAAGTTAAAAGATTTGATGAATACAAATTATGCCAAGCAATTAGCCATGGGCAGGCATCGCTTTTTGGAAGAATACCTAGAGCAATTCTACGCAGAATGGGATGCGAAAAAGTGA
- a CDS encoding deoxynucleoside kinase — translation MIILAGMIGVGKTTYTYRLAEELGTQPFFEPVEENPILDKYYEDPDKYGFALQIYFLNKRFKMIKAAYHDDNNILDRSIYEDALFTYINTLKGSISEQEYDIYLELLDNMMEEIQGLPKKAPDLLIYLDGSFDHIMNNIKKRGRNYEQPNEENGLADYYQLLYKHYQNWYEDYNYSPKMRIATDDLDIANPNDWNHVYQQIQQK, via the coding sequence GTGATTATTTTAGCGGGCATGATTGGGGTAGGTAAGACGACTTACACTTATCGATTAGCCGAGGAATTAGGAACGCAGCCATTTTTTGAACCGGTAGAAGAAAATCCTATTTTGGATAAATATTATGAAGACCCTGATAAATATGGTTTTGCTTTGCAGATTTACTTTCTAAACAAACGCTTTAAAATGATTAAAGCGGCCTATCATGATGACAATAACATTCTAGATCGTTCTATTTATGAAGACGCTTTGTTTACTTATATCAATACACTCAAGGGAAGTATCAGTGAGCAAGAGTATGATATCTACTTGGAACTTTTGGACAATATGATGGAAGAAATCCAAGGTCTGCCTAAGAAAGCGCCAGATTTGTTGATTTATTTAGATGGTAGTTTCGACCATATTATGAACAATATCAAAAAACGCGGTCGCAATTATGAGCAACCAAATGAAGAAAATGGACTAGCTGACTACTACCAACTGCTTTATAAGCATTATCAAAATTGGTATGAGGATTACAACTACAGTCCTAAAATGAGAATTGCAACGGATGATTTAGATATTGCAAATCCAAATGACTGGAATCACGTCTACCAACAAATTCAACAAAAATGA
- a CDS encoding DUF3173 domain-containing protein: MKDTISNKDLISMGYRPSTANAIIHQARDILVSRGYTFYERKRLMVVPKSIVKELLGMDL; the protein is encoded by the coding sequence ATGAAAGATACGATTTCGAATAAGGATTTGATTTCCATGGGTTATAGACCATCAACAGCTAACGCTATTATTCATCAAGCTAGAGATATACTTGTCTCCAGAGGGTATACATTTTATGAACGTAAACGATTAATGGTAGTCCCTAAATCCATTGTAAAAGAGTTGTTAGGAATGGATTTGTAA
- a CDS encoding FtsK/SpoIIIE domain-containing protein, producing MFKIRQTADLTKSSFLSSVRLRRFHWALLFSLGIASIFVVTNTRFSDLIKTLLIALILNVIYKFHLKLKSLRYNLENYLLIRERLLWVLYTNRLYTAAKNSTGYEKIVRSAVLEYALNKKEGYILVKALITGDEFSKKVQLLDDVIAGALELELEEKIIRPSFVEYHFYYKKPERLILQSHDQKQVINNLDIDLGYGIVYNPVKCPHILVSGGTGSGKSVFISFLILEFLKRQSTVYIADPKNSDLGSLSHYFGKKYVATTLNNIARVVRLVVEEIRERYQYMRDNFQYGSNFTDHGFKPVWLIFDEMGAFQASGTDKKSKEVITEVMDGIKQIILLGRQAGVFILISAQQMRSETLNTDLRDNLGLRIALGANSSEGYRMVFGSATPDKLKPIEEKGAGYLYMQGSGKGTAQYWESPYLDTKQFHFISELQLYLEEETNQMS from the coding sequence ATGTTTAAAATAAGGCAAACAGCAGATCTCACAAAAAGCTCCTTTTTATCGAGTGTAAGATTAAGACGTTTTCATTGGGCATTATTATTCAGCCTTGGTATAGCTTCGATTTTTGTTGTAACAAATACTAGGTTTTCTGATTTGATAAAAACTTTACTTATTGCGCTAATTTTAAATGTAATTTATAAATTCCATTTAAAGTTAAAATCACTAAGATATAATCTTGAAAATTATTTGCTAATTCGCGAGCGATTGTTGTGGGTTTTGTACACCAACCGACTTTATACTGCTGCTAAGAACAGCACGGGTTATGAGAAAATTGTTCGGTCTGCTGTTTTAGAATATGCCCTCAATAAAAAAGAAGGTTATATTTTGGTCAAAGCTCTTATCACAGGGGACGAGTTCTCCAAAAAAGTCCAGTTGCTTGATGACGTAATTGCAGGGGCACTAGAACTAGAGCTGGAAGAAAAAATTATTCGCCCTAGTTTTGTAGAGTACCACTTTTACTACAAAAAACCAGAAAGGCTAATTCTACAATCTCACGATCAAAAGCAAGTAATCAACAATCTTGATATCGACTTAGGGTACGGAATAGTCTATAACCCAGTAAAATGCCCTCATATTTTAGTTTCGGGAGGTACAGGAAGCGGAAAGTCGGTTTTTATATCTTTCCTAATTTTAGAATTTCTCAAACGTCAATCAACTGTCTATATAGCGGATCCTAAAAATTCTGATCTAGGTAGCTTGTCACATTACTTTGGAAAAAAATATGTAGCAACCACTCTTAACAATATCGCTCGTGTTGTACGGTTAGTAGTTGAAGAAATCCGGGAACGATATCAATATATGCGTGATAACTTTCAATACGGCTCAAATTTTACCGACCATGGATTTAAACCAGTGTGGCTCATTTTTGACGAAATGGGAGCATTCCAAGCTTCAGGAACAGATAAAAAATCAAAAGAAGTTATTACTGAAGTCATGGACGGTATCAAGCAAATTATTCTATTGGGTCGGCAAGCTGGAGTATTTATTCTTATCTCTGCTCAGCAAATGCGTTCAGAGACGTTGAATACTGATTTAAGAGATAATCTCGGCTTGAGAATTGCCTTAGGTGCAAATTCAAGCGAAGGCTACCGCATGGTGTTTGGTTCTGCTACTCCTGACAAGTTAAAACCTATTGAAGAAAAAGGAGCAGGCTATCTCTATATGCAAGGTTCAGGTAAGGGAACCGCACAATATTGGGAAAGCCCTTACTTAGATACCAAACAATTTCATTTTATAAGCGAACTACAATTATATTTAGAGGAGGAAACGAATCAAATGTCCTAA
- a CDS encoding replication initiation protein: MDREVLNRAPSNSPISIHQMSDKSYSKFQEEVSLKYGFIGLKLDKLSLTAEVSEEFHSAILNGSFILYDYFGVVEPNLNRNGELSSYKGQFFDDGKENWYIEYTPVASIKMNKRPLKIEFTPSKISKKNFLVVFHRLFPYMSNIAISTFHLAYDFERDLSALRVNWPKVMYRPIYKGMKLETMDFGAPKGNYHLTAYNKLKERMDSGDMAEIEIYKQYDNLWRIEYKFYNEGNIKKELKNGLPFLAKIPVYIENFKGLEFNNLGVNEKIYLFALRNKPELFAESDKRTVAKYKKLAESISEVNLNVFFQNALDFVEIFNQEPCLINFFEFMNSMLQGDIPKLAIN; the protein is encoded by the coding sequence ATGGATAGAGAAGTTTTAAATCGGGCTCCCTCTAATAGCCCGATAAGTATACATCAAATGTCTGATAAGAGTTACTCCAAATTTCAAGAGGAGGTATCTTTGAAGTATGGATTCATTGGTCTGAAATTAGACAAATTGAGTTTAACTGCTGAAGTTAGCGAAGAATTTCATTCTGCGATTCTTAACGGGAGTTTTATCCTATATGATTACTTTGGTGTAGTTGAACCAAATTTAAATAGAAATGGTGAACTATCTAGTTATAAAGGGCAATTTTTTGATGATGGAAAAGAAAATTGGTACATAGAGTATACCCCCGTTGCATCTATCAAGATGAACAAAAGACCTTTAAAGATTGAATTTACTCCTTCTAAAATTTCAAAAAAGAATTTTTTAGTTGTTTTTCATAGACTGTTTCCGTATATGTCTAACATTGCAATATCTACTTTTCATTTAGCTTATGATTTTGAGCGGGATTTATCGGCTTTACGTGTAAATTGGCCAAAAGTAATGTATCGTCCTATTTATAAGGGCATGAAACTTGAAACTATGGATTTTGGTGCTCCTAAAGGTAATTATCATTTAACCGCTTATAACAAACTTAAAGAACGTATGGATAGTGGAGATATGGCTGAAATAGAAATTTATAAGCAATACGATAATCTATGGAGAATTGAGTATAAATTCTATAATGAAGGCAACATAAAAAAGGAATTAAAAAATGGATTGCCATTTTTAGCTAAAATTCCAGTGTATATTGAAAATTTTAAAGGCTTAGAATTTAATAATTTAGGTGTTAATGAGAAGATTTATCTTTTTGCTCTTCGTAATAAGCCTGAATTATTTGCAGAATCTGATAAACGAACGGTAGCTAAATATAAAAAACTTGCCGAAAGTATATCTGAGGTTAATTTAAATGTTTTTTTTCAAAATGCTTTAGATTTTGTTGAAATCTTTAATCAAGAGCCTTGTTTGATAAATTTTTTTGAGTTTATGAATTCTATGTTACAAGGCGATATTCCAAAGTTAGCAATAAACTAA
- a CDS encoding NUDIX hydrolase, translated as MSDMTVLHQTFDFSGCKIALLHGDTILTILRDDIPTIPYPNMWDFPGGGREKGETPFECIKREVFEELGIELKKESITWVKCYQGFVHPEKVSVFMVASICQELIDQIVFGDEGQGYKLVNIEELLADEKVIPQLKSRLGDYLEVQR; from the coding sequence ATGAGCGATATGACTGTTTTGCATCAAACGTTTGATTTCTCAGGTTGTAAAATTGCTTTGCTGCATGGCGATACAATTTTAACCATTTTAAGAGACGATATTCCCACTATTCCTTATCCCAATATGTGGGATTTTCCTGGAGGTGGGAGAGAAAAGGGTGAAACGCCTTTTGAGTGTATCAAGCGAGAAGTTTTTGAGGAATTAGGCATTGAACTCAAAAAGGAATCCATTACATGGGTCAAATGTTATCAGGGATTTGTTCATCCTGAGAAAGTTTCTGTTTTCATGGTGGCTTCTATCTGTCAAGAACTGATAGATCAGATTGTCTTTGGTGACGAAGGACAGGGCTACAAATTAGTAAATATAGAAGAATTACTAGCGGATGAAAAGGTCATCCCGCAGTTGAAAAGTAGATTGGGAGATTATTTGGAGGTGCAGAGATGA
- a CDS encoding 16S rRNA (uracil(1498)-N(3))-methyltransferase: protein MQQYFVNGQVENPVIIRDKDTLKHMFSVMRLVEDDEVVLVFEDGIKRLARVADRECHVLNLVEDLPDNAELPIHVTVASGFPKGDKLEWVAQKTTELGAAAIWAFPSDWSVAKWDGKKLAKKADKLEKVVLGAAEQSKRNWVPEVRLFEKKIDFLDCLSQFDRVIVAYEESAKEGESAALVKAVTELKKGSRILFVFGPEGGLSPAEITTLEEAGAILAGLGPRILRTETAPLYALSAVSVLTELM from the coding sequence ATGCAGCAATATTTTGTGAACGGGCAGGTTGAAAATCCTGTCATTATCAGAGATAAAGATACCCTTAAGCATATGTTTTCTGTGATGCGTTTGGTAGAAGATGATGAGGTAGTGCTGGTTTTTGAGGATGGTATTAAACGCCTAGCAAGAGTTGCAGATAGAGAGTGCCATGTGCTGAATCTGGTAGAAGATTTACCAGACAACGCGGAGCTGCCGATTCATGTGACGGTTGCTTCTGGCTTTCCCAAAGGAGACAAGCTGGAATGGGTAGCTCAGAAAACGACGGAACTGGGTGCAGCTGCTATCTGGGCCTTTCCGTCCGACTGGTCTGTTGCCAAGTGGGACGGTAAGAAACTTGCTAAAAAAGCAGACAAACTAGAGAAGGTTGTTTTGGGAGCGGCAGAGCAGAGCAAACGCAATTGGGTACCAGAAGTTCGACTTTTCGAGAAGAAAATTGATTTTTTAGATTGTTTGAGCCAGTTTGACCGTGTTATTGTAGCTTATGAGGAATCTGCTAAAGAGGGAGAGTCTGCTGCTTTGGTAAAGGCTGTGACAGAACTTAAAAAAGGAAGCCGGATTTTATTTGTTTTTGGTCCAGAAGGCGGTCTGTCTCCAGCAGAAATTACTACATTGGAAGAGGCAGGAGCTATACTTGCAGGGCTAGGTCCACGTATCTTGCGGACAGAGACAGCTCCACTTTACGCATTAAGTGCAGTTAGTGTTTTGACAGAGTTGATGTAG
- a CDS encoding DUF308 domain-containing protein yields MKFSNRLLLFLAGVVFVLLALFLFTNPAANLVAYSWWIAFGLLVASIAAILGYFSVPKELRSPVYLFQGIVNLLLALYLVAYGFVTLPVVIPTVLGIWLIVEAIIAFFKGNRLGLIFPIIGNHIMWIALLAFLLGLAILFNPVATSVFVVYVVAFAFLVAGFTYIIDAFRK; encoded by the coding sequence ATGAAATTTTCTAATCGTTTATTGCTATTCCTTGCAGGAGTTGTTTTTGTCCTTTTAGCACTTTTTCTATTTACAAACCCAGCAGCTAATCTTGTTGCTTACAGCTGGTGGATTGCATTTGGTTTACTGGTTGCTTCTATAGCAGCTATTTTAGGCTATTTCTCTGTACCAAAAGAGCTTCGCTCACCAGTTTATCTTTTCCAAGGGATTGTTAATCTTCTCTTAGCTCTTTACCTCGTTGCCTATGGCTTTGTGACCCTGCCGGTTGTCATTCCAACTGTTTTAGGAATTTGGTTAATTGTAGAAGCCATTATAGCTTTCTTTAAAGGCAATCGTCTGGGATTGATTTTCCCTATTATTGGCAACCATATCATGTGGATAGCGTTGCTTGCATTTTTACTAGGTCTAGCGATTCTGTTCAATCCAGTAGCTACAAGTGTCTTTGTCGTTTATGTCGTTGCCTTTGCATTTTTAGTTGCTGGCTTTACCTACATCATTGATGCTTTTCGTAAATAA
- a CDS encoding replication-associated recombination protein A translates to MPDNLAIRMRPKNINQVIGQKHLVGEGKIIRRMVEANRLSSMILYGPPGIGKTSIASAIAGTTKFAFRTFNATVDSKKRLQEIAEEAKFSGGLVLLLDEIHRLDKTKQDFLLPLLENGLVIMIGATTENPFFSVTPAIRSRVQIFELEPLTNDDIKQAIQTALTDTERGFDFPVQLDDDALDFIATSTNGDLRSAFNSLDLAVLSTSADHAGVRHITLDIMENSLQKSYITMDKDGDGHYDVLSALQKSIRGSDVNASLHYAARLIEAGDLPSLARRLTVIAYEDIGLANPDAQIHTVTALEAAQKIGFPEARILIANIVIDLALSPKSNSAIVAIDKALSDLRQNGNLPIPRHLRDGHYAGSKELGNAQDYKYPHNYPGNWVQQDYLPEKIKNADYFTPNENGKYERALGMTKNKIEQLKNH, encoded by the coding sequence ATGCCAGACAATTTAGCGATTCGCATGCGGCCTAAAAATATCAATCAGGTCATCGGTCAGAAACATCTGGTCGGTGAAGGAAAAATCATTCGTCGCATGGTGGAAGCCAATCGCCTGTCTTCCATGATTCTCTATGGTCCGCCAGGGATTGGCAAGACTTCAATTGCTTCGGCTATTGCCGGAACTACCAAATTTGCTTTTCGGACCTTTAATGCTACTGTTGATAGTAAGAAGCGTCTGCAAGAGATTGCGGAAGAAGCCAAATTCTCTGGTGGTTTGGTGCTGCTGTTAGACGAGATTCATCGCTTGGACAAGACCAAACAGGACTTCCTCCTACCGCTCTTAGAAAACGGTCTGGTCATCATGATTGGCGCCACAACAGAAAATCCCTTTTTCTCCGTCACTCCCGCTATTCGCAGCCGAGTACAGATTTTCGAGCTGGAGCCTCTGACAAATGATGATATTAAACAAGCCATTCAAACAGCCCTGACGGACACCGAACGAGGTTTTGATTTTCCTGTCCAGCTAGATGATGACGCTCTGGATTTCATTGCCACTTCCACGAACGGAGACTTGCGCTCAGCCTTTAATTCTCTAGATTTAGCAGTCCTCTCTACCTCAGCGGATCATGCAGGCGTTCGCCATATCACTCTGGATATTATGGAAAACAGCCTACAAAAAAGCTACATCACTATGGACAAAGACGGAGACGGTCACTATGACGTCCTGTCCGCTTTACAGAAGTCTATTCGCGGGTCTGATGTCAATGCCAGTCTCCATTATGCAGCTCGCTTGATTGAAGCTGGAGACCTTCCCAGTCTCGCACGACGTCTGACGGTCATCGCTTATGAGGACATTGGTCTGGCAAACCCCGATGCTCAGATTCATACAGTGACTGCACTTGAAGCCGCTCAGAAAATCGGCTTCCCCGAAGCTCGCATCCTCATTGCCAATATTGTCATTGACCTAGCGCTTTCTCCTAAGTCTAATTCTGCCATAGTAGCTATAGATAAAGCTCTTTCTGATTTGCGACAAAATGGAAACTTACCTATCCCCCGCCATCTACGAGACGGTCACTACGCTGGTAGCAAGGAGCTGGGAAATGCGCAGGATTACAAATATCCACATAACTATCCTGGTAATTGGGTGCAGCAAGACTACCTTCCTGAAAAAATTAAAAATGCCGATTATTTCACTCCGAACGAAAACGGGAAGTACGAACGAGCCCTTGGCATGACTAAAAATAAGATTGAACAACTCAAAAACCACTAA
- a CDS encoding DUF3013 family protein, which yields MAKYGFLDILDEEMEKCFPFDYEINWDKKNHAVEVSFLLEVQNANGIELLDVDGESSTEDIFFEESVLFYNPTKSHLETEDYLTVVPYEPKKGLSREFLTYFVDFLKQTAEEGLDALMDFLADPAAEEFEIVWNNEAFEKGRAGLTETEFYPYPRY from the coding sequence ATGGCTAAATATGGATTTTTGGATATATTAGATGAAGAAATGGAGAAATGTTTTCCATTTGACTATGAAATCAATTGGGATAAGAAGAATCATGCCGTAGAAGTGTCCTTTCTCTTAGAAGTACAAAATGCAAATGGCATCGAACTGTTAGATGTGGATGGAGAAAGTAGCACAGAAGACATTTTCTTTGAAGAAAGCGTTCTCTTTTATAATCCTACTAAGTCTCACCTTGAAACAGAGGACTATCTAACAGTTGTCCCTTACGAGCCAAAAAAAGGTTTGTCTCGTGAATTCTTGACCTACTTTGTGGATTTTTTGAAGCAGACAGCCGAAGAGGGATTAGATGCTCTCATGGACTTTCTGGCAGATCCAGCGGCAGAGGAATTTGAAATTGTCTGGAATAATGAAGCTTTTGAAAAAGGCAGAGCAGGGCTGACGGAGACGGAATTTTATCCATATCCGAGGTACTGA